One Lycium barbarum isolate Lr01 chromosome 5, ASM1917538v2, whole genome shotgun sequence genomic window carries:
- the LOC132642833 gene encoding BURP domain-containing protein 3-like, producing MKLQALTIFSLAFVASTHAALSPEIYWKVKLPNTQIPKVIKDFLPQPDIDVAPELEQDNTNAKEKVYYGLSIYGTISWHRAATEDEIRHFTTNKNVIKQVTEGSSFEADLKEDRPLKQYFFLEKDLEKGNIINFPTLLNNNEAPFLPRQFVESIPFSMEKISEILNHFSIDSKSKDAQAIEKTIKLCEEPGTKHKEKKTCVTSLESMVDFGLSVLGTNKIVAITSEVQGETQKSQRYTIEEVQQIADGDNMVCHKLNYAYALHYCHFAGNARTFMVSMVGTDGIKVKAVSVCHKDASFWNPKALPFLVLKVKPGTTPICHFLKDDQILFVPSK from the exons ATGAAGTTGCAGGCACTCACCATTTTCTCG CTTGCTTTTGTGGCAAGTACTCATGCAGCGCTATCTCCGGAGATTTATTGGAAAGTTAAATTGCCCAACACTCAAATCCCCAAAGTCATCAAGGATTTCCTTCCTCAACCAG ATATCGACGTTGCTCCTGAGCTAGAACAAGATAATACTAACGCTAAGGAGAAAGTGTACTATGGTTTAAGTATATATGGTACTATTAGCTGGCATCGTGCTGCTACAGAGGATGAAATTCGTCACTTTACAACAAACAAGAATGTGATCAAACAAGTAACTGAAGGAAGCAGTTTCGAGGCTGATCTGAAAGAAGACCGTCCTTTGAAACAATACTTCTTCTTAGAAAAGGACTTGGAGAAAGGAAACATTATCAACTTTCCCACTCTCCTAAACAACAATGAAGCACCATTTTTGCCTCGACAATTTGTGGAATCGATTCCCTTCTCGATGGAGAAAATTTCGGAGATTCTCAACCATTTCTCAATCGATAGCAAATCGAAAGATGCTCAAGCAATTGAGAAAACAATCAAACTTTGTGAAGAGCCAGGAACAAAACATAAAGAGAAGAAAACATGTGTGACTTCTTTGGAGTCTATGGTAGATTTCGGGTTATCTGTGCTTGGGACAAACAAGATCGTCGCGATTACTTCTGAGGTACAAGGGGAAACTCAAAAGTCGCAACGATACACAATTGAAGAAGTTCAACAGATAGCTGATGGAGATAACATGGTATGCCACAAGCTTAACTACGCATATGCACTTCATTATTGTCACTTTGCAGGAAATGCAAGAACATTTATGGTATCTATGGTCGGTACTGACGGAATAAAAGTTAAAGCAGTATCAGTGTGCCACAAAGATGCATCTTTCTGGAACCCTAAGGCATTGCCTTTTTTAGTTCTCAAGGTTAAGCCTGGAACTACGCCAATTTGTCATTTTCTGAAAGATGATCAAATCCTCTTTGTCCCTTCTAAATAA
- the LOC132642832 gene encoding uncharacterized protein LOC132642832: MTMFVPIVRVTTTLLFLILIAQNLSNTSSYQGSIIATKSGNFVPNREANTDVKGQQITSRRMLSPNGKSKNMDGYVAFTADYKLPRHHPPKNN, from the exons ATGACAATGTTTGTACCTATAGTTAGGGTTACTACTACACTGTTGTTCCTAATCTTGATTGCTCAAAATCTCTCAAACACAAGTTCCTACCAAG GTAGCATTATTGCAACCAAAAGTGGCAACTTCGTCCCAAATCGTGAG GCAAACACTGATGTGAAAGGCCAACAGATTACAAGTAGACGTATGCTCTCACCAAATGGAAAATCAAAAAACATGGATGGATATGTAGCATTTACTGCAGATTACAAGTTACCAAGGCATCACCCTCCTAAGAATAATTAA